Proteins encoded in a region of the Streptomyces sp. NBC_00258 genome:
- a CDS encoding protein meaA, which produces MTERQTPQAKHERDRPWLMRTYAGHSTAEASNELYRRNLAKGQTGLSVAFDLPTQTGYDPDHILARGEVGRVGVPVSHLGDMRRLFQDIPLDQMNTSMTINATAMWLLALYQVVAEEQGVDITKLQGTTQNDIVKEYLSRGTHVFPPVPSLRLTTDMICYTVNNIPKWNPINICSYHLQEAGATPVQEIAYAMSTAIAVLDAVFASGQIAEEQKGDVVARISFFVNAGVRFVEEMCKMRAFGRIWDRITRERYGIENPKHRRFRYGVQVNSLGLTEAQPENNIQRIVLEMLAVTLSKDARARAVQLPAWNEALGLPRPWDQQWSLRMQQVLAYESDLLEYADIFEGSHVIEAKVAQLVEDSFAEIDRIQEMGGAMAAVESGYLKSQLVSSHAERRARIESGDEKIVGVNIFESTEPNPLTADLDAAIMTVDPAVEAGVTAALKDWRDTRYQPPFNHPRPCKALERLKEAAKGTGNLMEATLECARAGVTTGEWAGALREVFGEFRAPTGVSSAPVAVTAEEGSAMSEVRRKVEQTAKDMGVGKLRFLVGKPGLDGHSNGAEQIAVRARDAGFEVVYQGIRLTPEEIVTAAVAEDVHAVGLSILSGSHAQLVPDVLERLRVAGATDIPVIAGGIIPNGDAEDLRAAGVAAVFTPKDFDITGIIGRIVDEIRKANKLDPLEVPA; this is translated from the coding sequence ATGACTGAGCGCCAGACGCCGCAGGCGAAGCACGAGAGGGACCGGCCGTGGCTCATGCGCACCTACGCCGGTCACTCCACGGCCGAGGCGTCCAACGAGCTGTACCGGCGCAACCTCGCCAAGGGCCAGACGGGTCTGTCGGTCGCGTTCGACCTGCCGACCCAGACCGGGTACGACCCCGACCACATCCTCGCCCGCGGCGAGGTCGGCCGGGTCGGTGTCCCCGTCTCGCACCTCGGTGACATGCGCCGGCTGTTCCAGGACATCCCCCTGGACCAGATGAACACCTCGATGACCATCAACGCCACCGCCATGTGGCTGCTGGCGCTCTACCAGGTCGTCGCCGAGGAGCAGGGCGTCGACATCACCAAGCTCCAGGGGACGACCCAGAACGACATCGTGAAGGAGTACCTGTCGCGGGGGACGCACGTCTTCCCGCCGGTGCCCTCGCTCCGTCTGACGACGGACATGATCTGCTACACGGTCAACAACATCCCCAAGTGGAACCCGATCAACATCTGCAGCTACCACCTGCAGGAGGCGGGAGCCACCCCGGTCCAGGAGATCGCGTACGCGATGTCCACCGCGATCGCCGTCCTGGACGCGGTGTTCGCGTCCGGGCAGATCGCGGAGGAGCAGAAGGGGGACGTGGTCGCGCGCATCTCCTTCTTCGTGAACGCGGGCGTCCGCTTCGTCGAGGAGATGTGCAAGATGCGGGCGTTCGGCCGCATCTGGGACAGGATCACGCGCGAGCGGTACGGGATCGAGAACCCCAAGCACCGCCGCTTCCGGTACGGGGTCCAGGTCAACTCGCTCGGTCTGACCGAGGCCCAGCCGGAGAACAACATCCAGCGGATCGTGCTGGAGATGCTGGCGGTGACCCTCTCGAAGGACGCACGCGCGCGAGCCGTCCAACTCCCCGCCTGGAACGAGGCGTTGGGCCTGCCCAGGCCCTGGGACCAGCAGTGGTCCCTGCGCATGCAGCAGGTGCTCGCGTACGAGAGCGACCTGCTGGAGTACGCGGACATCTTCGAGGGCTCCCACGTCATCGAGGCCAAGGTCGCCCAGCTGGTCGAGGACTCGTTCGCCGAGATCGACCGGATCCAGGAGATGGGCGGCGCGATGGCGGCCGTCGAGTCGGGCTATCTGAAGTCGCAGCTCGTCTCCTCGCACGCCGAGCGCCGGGCCCGTATCGAGTCCGGTGACGAGAAGATCGTCGGCGTCAACATCTTCGAGTCGACCGAGCCGAACCCGCTCACGGCCGACCTGGACGCCGCGATCATGACGGTCGACCCGGCGGTCGAGGCCGGCGTGACCGCCGCCCTCAAGGACTGGCGCGACACCCGCTACCAGCCCCCCTTCAACCACCCGCGCCCCTGCAAGGCGCTGGAACGGCTGAAGGAGGCCGCGAAGGGCACCGGCAACCTCATGGAGGCCACCCTGGAGTGCGCCCGTGCCGGAGTCACGACCGGCGAGTGGGCCGGTGCCCTGCGCGAGGTGTTCGGCGAGTTCCGCGCCCCCACCGGTGTCTCCTCCGCGCCCGTCGCGGTGACCGCCGAGGAGGGCTCGGCCATGTCGGAGGTCCGCCGCAAGGTGGAGCAGACCGCGAAGGACATGGGCGTCGGCAAGCTCCGCTTCCTGGTGGGCAAGCCGGGCCTTGACGGGCACTCCAACGGCGCCGAGCAGATCGCCGTACGGGCCCGTGACGCCGGCTTCGAGGTGGTCTACCAGGGCATCCGGCTCACGCCCGAGGAGATCGTGACCGCGGCCGTCGCCGAGGACGTGCACGCCGTGGGCCTGTCGATCCTCTCCGGCTCGCACGCCCAACTGGTCCCTGACGTGCTGGAACGGCTGCGTGTGGCCGGTGCCACAGACATCCCGGTGATCGCCGGTGGCATCATCCCGAATGGCGACGCCGAAGACCTGCGGGCCGCGGGAGTGGCCGCGGTCTTCACTCCGAAGGATTTCGACATCACCGGAATCATCGGCCGGATCGTCGACGAGATCCGGAAAGCGAACAAGCTCGACCCACTGGAGGTCCCCGCATGA
- a CDS encoding HpcH/HpaI aldolase/citrate lyase family protein, producing the protein MTSPVNRLRPRRSCLAVPGSNPRFLEKAQGLPADQVFLDLEDACAPLAKPEARHTIVKFLNEGDWTGKTRVVRVNDWTTEWTYRDVVTVVEGAGPNLDCIMLPKVQDAQQVVALDLLLTQIEKTMGFEVGKIGIEAQIENAKGLNNVNEIATASQRVETIIFGPADFMASINMKSLVVGEQPPGYPADAYHYILMKILMAARANNLQAIDGPYLQIRNVDGYREVARRAAALGFDGKWVLHPGQVEASNEIFSPSQEDFDHAELILDAYEYYTSEAGGKKGSAMIGDEMIDEASRKMALVISGKGRAAGMQRTSKFEAPEA; encoded by the coding sequence ATGACCAGCCCCGTCAACCGTCTGCGTCCGCGTCGCTCCTGCCTCGCGGTGCCCGGGAGCAACCCCCGCTTCCTGGAGAAGGCGCAGGGCCTCCCGGCCGACCAGGTCTTCCTGGACCTGGAGGACGCGTGCGCGCCGCTGGCCAAGCCCGAGGCGCGGCACACCATCGTCAAGTTCCTCAACGAGGGTGACTGGACGGGCAAGACGCGGGTCGTGCGCGTCAACGACTGGACGACCGAGTGGACGTACCGCGATGTCGTGACGGTCGTCGAGGGCGCGGGCCCCAACCTCGACTGCATCATGCTCCCGAAGGTCCAGGACGCCCAGCAGGTGGTCGCGCTCGACCTGCTCCTGACGCAGATCGAGAAGACGATGGGCTTCGAGGTCGGCAAGATCGGCATCGAGGCGCAGATCGAGAACGCCAAGGGCCTGAACAACGTCAACGAGATCGCGACGGCCTCCCAGCGCGTCGAGACGATCATCTTCGGCCCGGCCGACTTCATGGCGTCGATCAACATGAAGTCGCTGGTCGTGGGCGAGCAGCCGCCCGGCTACCCGGCGGACGCCTACCACTACATCCTGATGAAGATCCTGATGGCCGCCCGCGCCAACAACCTCCAGGCGATCGACGGCCCCTACCTGCAGATCCGCAACGTCGACGGCTACCGCGAGGTCGCCCGGCGCGCCGCGGCCCTCGGTTTCGACGGCAAGTGGGTGCTGCACCCGGGCCAGGTCGAGGCGTCCAACGAGATCTTCTCGCCCTCGCAGGAGGACTTCGACCACGCCGAGCTGATCCTGGACGCGTACGAGTACTACACGTCCGAGGCGGGCGGCAAGAAGGGCTCCGCGATGATCGGCGACGAGATGATCGACGAGGCCAGCCGCAAGATGGCCCTCGTCATCTCCGGCAAGGGCCGGGCCGCCGGCATGCAGCGCACGTCCAAGTTCGAAGCCCCGGAGGCCTGA
- a CDS encoding MaoC family dehydratase → MQFGRTYEEFEVGAVYKHWPGKTVTEYDDHLFCLLTMNHHPLHMDANYAENTTDFGKNVVVGNYIYSLLLGMSVPDVSGKAIANLEVESLKHVAPTFHGDTIYGETTVLDKTPSRSKNDRGIVHVETKGYKQDGTLVCVFRRKVMVPTETYIKERGGEQPGRPQLKEQEK, encoded by the coding sequence ATGCAGTTCGGACGCACCTACGAGGAGTTCGAGGTCGGCGCGGTCTACAAGCACTGGCCCGGAAAAACGGTCACCGAGTACGACGACCACCTCTTCTGTCTCCTGACGATGAACCACCACCCCCTCCACATGGACGCCAACTATGCGGAGAACACGACGGACTTCGGGAAGAACGTCGTCGTGGGGAACTACATCTACTCGCTGCTGCTCGGCATGTCCGTGCCGGACGTGTCGGGCAAGGCGATCGCGAACCTGGAGGTCGAGTCGCTGAAGCACGTGGCGCCGACCTTCCACGGCGACACGATCTACGGCGAGACGACGGTTCTCGACAAGACGCCCTCCCGGTCGAAGAACGACCGCGGGATCGTCCACGTCGAGACCAAGGGCTACAAGCAGGACGGCACGCTGGTCTGTGTGTTCCGCCGCAAGGTGATGGTCCCCACCGAGACGTACATCAAGGAGCGCGGCGGCGAACAGCCCGGCCGGCCCCAGCTCAAGGAGCAGGAGAAGTAG